A segment of the Rhizobium leguminosarum bv. trifolii WSM1325 genome:
GCTGCGTCAATTCCTTCGAATTCTTAGACGCGGCGATCGCGATGATCGCGTCGGGATGCATGTGGTCGACATGGGTGAAAGGCACGAAACCATGCAGCGGCGTGTCGATCGAGGCAGCACGGGCGTTCAGGTTGAAGGTGCAGTGCGGCAGGAAGCCGACCATGCGGTCCTCGTCCTCGACGCCCTTGTAGATGCTCTTCAGCGATTCCAGCTTGTCCTGGTAGAGCGTCGCGAAACCGTCGAGCTTGATCGTGCCGACATCGCCGCCCGATCCCTTGACCCAGAGTACATTCACCTTGCCGCCGGTCAGCGGATCGGTTTCCAGTACCTTCGCCGAGGTGTTGCCGCCGCCGTAATTGGTGATGCGCTTGTCGGCGCCGAGCAGGTTGGAACGATAGAGCAGCTTGCCAGGCTCATCGAGGCCCGCCGCGTAAGCATCATCCCACCGGTTTTCCAAAAGCCGGACGTTCGCCGCCATGTCATCCTCCCATATGAAATCATCATCGGAGCGCAAAGTTCGCGCCCCTTTTCGCAGACGGTATCGCTCATCAAAACGGAGGTTGTCAATCGAAAACGATCAAATTCGATTATTGTGCAGCGCAATATGAAAATTTATGATCGTTTTTGATTGACACATTGTCATATGTGCGAAATAAACGATCGAAGGAGGAGCCCCATGCACGAACGCGAACGCCATCGCATCATTCTCAGCGCCGTTCAGGAAAAGTCCGTCGTCACGGTTCAGGATATTTCCGAACTGACCGAGGCTTCCGAGGCGACGATCCGGCGCGACATCGCGGCTCTCCATGTCCAGGGCAAGATCCGGCGTGTGCGCGGCGGCGCCGAGGCGGTACATCCGCCGCAGCTCGGCAATCTCGCGGGGCGTCCCTTCCGCGTTTCGGAATCCGTCAATATCGATAAGAAGCGCGCAATCGCACGCCAGGCCGTCGAGCTTTGCGATCCGGGCGATGCGATCATCATCAATGGCGGCACGACCACCTTCCAGATGGTGCATTTCATGGCGGCGCACCGCCTGCAGGTGATGACCAATTCTTTCGCGATCGCCGAACATCTGGTCAAACATTCGAAGAACACGGTGACGGTGCCAGGTGGCGCGATCTATCGCGAGCAGAGCCTGATCCTCTCTCCCTTCGACAATGACGCGATTCGCAATTTCTACGCCCGCCGATTCTTCATCGGCGCGCAGGGCATCGGCCCGCTCGGCATCATGGAAGCCGACGCGCTGATTATTCAAAGCGAACAGAAGCTGATGCATCAGGCCGACGAACTGGTCGTCATGGCCGATTCCAGCAAGTTCCATCGCCGGTCGAGCCTCATTTTATGCCCGCTCGAGCGTGTGTCTACGATCATCACCGATGACGGCATTCCAGAGGAATCCGTCAGGATGATCGAGAATGCCGGCATCAGGCTCATTGTCGCGAGCCCGGTCGCCCAG
Coding sequences within it:
- a CDS encoding transcriptional regulator, DeoR family (PFAM: regulatory protein DeoR~SMART: regulatory protein DeoR~KEGG: rec:RHECIAT_PA0000236 probable transcriptional regulator protein, DeoR family); this translates as MHERERHRIILSAVQEKSVVTVQDISELTEASEATIRRDIAALHVQGKIRRVRGGAEAVHPPQLGNLAGRPFRVSESVNIDKKRAIARQAVELCDPGDAIIINGGTTTFQMVHFMAAHRLQVMTNSFAIAEHLVKHSKNTVTVPGGAIYREQSLILSPFDNDAIRNFYARRFFIGAQGIGPLGIMEADALIIQSEQKLMHQADELVVMADSSKFHRRSSLILCPLERVSTIITDDGIPEESVRMIENAGIRLIVASPVAQAIKEDSSSVA